A part of Schistosoma mansoni strain Puerto Rico chromosome W, complete genome genomic DNA contains:
- a CDS encoding eukaryotic translation initiation factor 3 subunit 5 (M67 family), whose translation MESGSAVHVHPVVLASIVDAYERRAEGSERVIGTLLGTWGKGIIEVTHCYSVLHQESAVDVSMDIEFKNNMTVLERKVNPSHNIVGWYATGNEIPETLKLIHQDVYMQKSKNAIFLMVDTNMTIGDKMAIKAYLCRKMGIPGGTQGFIFVPVEVEVECYGAERCAVEMMVSSIDPRSKLEPEVS comes from the exons ATGGAGTCAGGTTCAGCCGTTCACGTTCATCCTGTGGTGTTAGCATCAATTGTCGATGCATACGAAAGACGCGCGGAAGGATCAGAGAGAGTTATTGGCACTCTCCTTG GGACGTGGGGAAAAGGGATAATCGAAGTTACTCATTGCTACAGTGTTCTGCACCAAGAATCTGCGGTCGATGTGTCCATGGACATAGAGTTCAAAAACAATATGACAGTTCTTGAGCGCAAA GTGAATCCCTCTCATAACATTGTTGGGTGGTATGCAACGGGGAATGAAATTCCAGAGACCCTCAAACTTATCCATCAAGATGTTTACATGCAGAAGTCAAAAAATGCAATCTTTTTAATGGTTGACACAAATATGACTATCGGGGACAAAATGGCCATAAAAGCTTACCTATGTAGAAAGATGGGTATTCCTGGGGGAACACAGGGCTTTATTTTTGTACCGGTGGAGGTAGAAGTCGAGTGTTACGGTGCAGAACGTTGTGCCGTTGAAATGATGGTGTCTTCTATTGATCCAAGGAGTAAATTAGAGCCTGAAGTAAGCTGA